A genomic window from Oryctolagus cuniculus chromosome 12, mOryCun1.1, whole genome shotgun sequence includes:
- the ARHGEF40 gene encoding rho guanine nucleotide exchange factor 40 isoform X3, whose translation MEPEPVEDCVQSTLAALYPPFEATAPTLLGQVFQVVERTYREDALRYTLDFLVPAKHLLAKVQQEACAQYSGFLFFHEGWPLCLHEQVVVQLAALPWQLLRPGDFYLQVVPSAAQAPRLALKCLAPGGGRVQELPVPNEACAYLFTPEWLQGINKDRPTGRLSTCLLSAPSGIQRLPWAELICPRFVHKGGLMVGHRPSTLPPELPSGPPGLPSPPLPEEALGTRSPGDGHNAPAEGPEGEYVELVEVTLPVRGSPPDAEGSSGLSRTRTVPTRKGAGGKGRHRRHRAWMHQKGLGLRDQAGARPPGEGSSTRASPGSPPGPESLPEAAVVEALEPPAEALGEASESCPPMPGEAGGGAGQGAEGPPGTPRRTGKGNRRKKRAAGRGVLSRGGDSAPLSPGGKEEASPQDALARVPAANEQEPAEHSLGKDEPEGSGKSESEPKEELTPADEKEPRPPEACGPTEAEARENEQEGLGPVCLAGPAGPEELLSDPLPPPLETVQEVKGDSSPEEAPPLSVSDDPDIAWDLMASGFLILTGGVDQSGRALLTITPPCPPAEPPPSRDTLGTALHYLHSLLRPDLQRLGLSVLLDLRKAPSLPPALTPVLSQLQDSGDPPLIQRLLILTPDEAPTELGGLQGAELLSENDLKRVARPEELQWDLGGHRDPSPSHWVEIHQEVARLCRLCRGVLASIRQAIEELEGAAEPEGEEAVGMPEPLQKVLADPRLTALQRDGGAILMRLRSTHSCKLEGPGPAMLYQEVDEAIHQLVRLSNLHVQQQEQRQRLHRLQQVLQWLSGPGEEQLAIFAVPGDSLIALQETELRFRAFSSEVQEHLAQAREALAVEEDAASQKVLDVFEQRLEQVESGLHRALRLQRFFQQAHEWVDEGSARLAGAGSGREAVLAALALRRAPEPSAGTFQEMRALALDLGSPAALREWGRCRARCQELERRIQQQLGEEASPRSHRRRRADSASSGGAHRGPHSPSPSLSSLLLPGSPGPRAAPSHCSLAPCGEDCAEEGPELAPDAEGRPPRAVLIRGLEVTSTEVVDRTCSPREHVLLGRAGGPDGPWGGGTPRMERKRSISAQQRLVSELIACEQEYVAVLSEPVPAPGPELTPELRGTWAAALSVRERLRSFHRTHFLRELQGCAAHPLRIGACFLRHGDQFSLYAQYVKHRHKLESGLALLSPPTKGSMEGGPALPRALQQPLEQLARYGRLLEELLREAGPELSSERQALGAAVQLLREQEVRGRDLLAVEAVRGCEIDLKEQGQLLHRDPFTVICGRKKCLRHVFLFEHLLLFSKLKGPEGGSETFVYKQAFKTADMGLTENIGDSGLCFELWFRRRRAREAYTLQASSPEIKLKWTSSIAQLLWRQAAHNKELRVQQMVSMGIGNKPFLDIKALGERTLSALLTGRAARTRASVAVSSFEHAGPSLPGLSPGACSLPARVEEEAWDLDVKQISLASPPAPETLDSSGDVSPGPRNSPGLQPPHPGSSTPTLASGGILGLSRQSHARALSDPTTPL comes from the exons GCCCAGTACAGTGGATTCCTCTTCTTCCATGAgggctggcccctctgcctgcacGAGCAGGTGGTGGTGCAGCTAGCAGCCCTACCCTGGCAGCTACTGCGCCCGGGAGATTTCTACCTGCAAGTGGTACCCTCAGCAGCCCAGGCGCCCCGTCTGGCACTCAAGTGTCTGGCCCCAGGGGGTGGGCGGGTGCAGGAGCTGCCCGTGCCTAATGAGGCCTGTGCCTACCTGTTCACACCTGAGTGGCTCCAAGGCATCAACAAGGACCGGCCCACAGGTCGCCTCAGTACCTGCCTGCTGTCTGCGCCCTCTGGGATTCAGCGGCTGCCCTGGGCTGAGCTCATATGCCCACGGTTTGTACACAAAGGAGGCCTCATGGTTGGACATCGGCCGAGCACGCTGCCCCCAGAACTGCCTTCTGGACCTCCAGGGCTTCCCAGCCCTCCCCTGCCTGAGGAGGCACTGGGCACGCGGAGTCCCGGGGATGGGCACAACGCCCCTGCTGAAGGGCCCGAGGGCGAGTACGTGGAGCTGGTGGAGGTGACGCTGCCCGTGCGCGGGAGTCCCCCCGATGCCGAGGGCTCCTCGGGCCTCTCCAGGACCAGGACAGTCCCCACCCGCAAGGGCGCAGGGGggaaaggccggcaccgcagacaTCGGGCGTGGATGCACCAGAAGGGCTTGGGACTAAGGGACCAGGCTGGGGCACGCCCACCCGGTGAGGGGAGCAGCACCCGAGCCTCCCCAGGGTCTCCCCCTGGACCCGAGTCTCTCCCAGAAGCAGCGGTTGTAGAAGCGTTGGAGCCCCCCGCTGAGGCCCTGGGGGAAGCCTCTGAATCTTGCCCCCCGAtgccaggggaggctgggggaggagccggCCAGGGGGCTGAAGGACCACCTGGCACCCCTCGGAGAACAGGCAAAGGCAACAGGAGAAAGAAgcgagctgcaggcagaggtgttCTTAGCCGAGGAGGGGACAGTGCCCCACTGAGCCCTGGAGGTAAGGAAGAGGCCAGCCCCCAGGACGCCCTGGCCCGTGTGCCTGCAGCAAATGAGCAGGAGCCTGCAGAACACAGCTTGGGAAAGGACGAGCCCGAAGGCTCTGGCAAGTCTGAATCTGAGCCAAAAGAGGAGCTCACGCCTGCGGATGAAAAGGAGCCTCGGCCCCCAGAGGCCTGTGGGCCTACGGAAGCGGAAGCCCGAGAGAAcgagcaggaggggctgggcccggTGTGTCTGGCAG GACCCGCAGGCCCAGAAGAGCTCCTGTCTGACCCTCTGCCACCGCCCCTAGAGACTGTGCAGGAAGTCAAAGGGGACAGcagcccagaagaggctcctccgctctctgtctctgatgACCCTGACATAGCCTGGGACTTGATGGCATCTGGCTTCCTCATCCTGACTG GAGGGGTGGACCAGAGTGGGCGAGCTCTACTGACCATTACCCCACCGTGCCCTCCTGCGGAGCCCCCACCCTCCCGAGACACGCTGGGCACTGCTCTTCATTACCTGCACTCACTGCTCAG GCCTGATCTACAGAGACTGGGGCTGTCTGTCCTGCTGGACCTTCGTAAAGCACCCTCACTGCCTCCGGCACTTACTCCTGTCCTGAGTCAGCTTCAG GACTCAGGAGACCCTCCCCTCATCCAGCGGCTGCTGATTCTCACTCCTGATGAAGCTCCCACTGAACTTGGTGGACTTCAG GGTGCGGAGTTGCTGTCAGAGAATGATCTGAAAAGGGTGGCCAGGCCAGAAGAGCTGCAGTGGGACTTAGGAGGTCACAGGGACCCCTCTCCCAGCCACTGGGTGGAGATTCATCAG GAAGTGGCAAGACTGTGCCGCCTGTGCAGAGGCGTGCTGGCCTCTATACGGCAGGCCATTGAGGAGCTGGAAGGAGCTGCAGAGCCCGAGGGAGAG gaggcagtggggatgccCGAGCCCCTGCAGAAGGTGCTGGCGGATCCACGGCTGACGGCGCTGCAGAGGGATGGTGGGGCCATCCTGATGAGGCTGCGCTCTACCCACAGCTGCAA GCTGGAGGGCCCGGGCCCAGCCATGCTCTATCAGGAGGTGGACGAGGCCATTCACCAGCTCGTGCGCCTGTCCAACCTGcatgtgcagcagcaggagcagcggcAGCGCCTGCACCGACTGCAGCAG GTGTTACAGTGGCTCtcaggccctggggaggagcaGCTGGCCATCTTCGCTGTGCCTGGGGACTCCCTGATCGCCCTGCAGGAGACTGAGCTGCGATTCCGGGCTTTCAGCAGTGAGGTTCAG GAGCACCTGGCCCAGGCACGGGAGGCCCTGGCCGTGGAGGAGGACGCCGCTTCCCAGAAGGTTCTGGATGTCTTTGAGCAGCGGCTGGAGCAGGTGGAGAGTGGTCTCCATCGGGCCCTGAGGCTGCAGCGCTTCTTCCAGCAG GCACACGAGTGGGTGGACGAGGGCTCGGCAAGGCTGGCAGGAGCGGGCTCAGGTCGAGAGGCCGTGCTGGCAGCCCTGGCCTTGCGACGGGCCCCAGAGCCCAGCGCTGGCACCTTCCAGGAGATGCGGGCCCTGGCCCTGGACCTGGGCAGCCCAGCAGCGCTGCGAGAATGGGGCCGCTGCCGGGCTCGCTGCCAGGAGCTGGAGCGGAGGATTCAGCAACAGCTGGGAGAAGAGGCGAGTCCTCGCAGCCACCGGCGACGGCGGGCGGACAGTGCCAGCAGCGGGGGCGCCCATCGGGGGCCCcacagcccctcgcccagcctcagctctctgctgctccctgggagccctgggccacGGGCAGCCCCATCCCACTGCTCCCTGGCCCCGTGTGGGGAGGACTGTGCAGAGGAGGGCCCTGAGCTGGCCCCAGACGCCGAGGGCAGGCCCCCGAGGgccgtgctgatccgaggccTGGAGGTCACCAGCACCGAGGTGGTAGACAGGACGTGCTCTCCGCGGGAACATGTGCtcctgggccgggccgggggcccagacgggccctggggaggaggcacCCCTCGGATGGAACGCAAGAGAAGCATCAG TGCCCAGCAGCGCCTGGTGTCCGAGCTGATTGCCTGTGAGCAGGAGTACGTGGCCGTGCTGAGTGAGCCAGTGCCAGCTCCCGGGCCTGAGCTGACCCCTGAGCTGCGGGGCACCTGGGCTGCCGCGCTCAGTGTCCGGGAGAGGCTCCGCAGCTTCCACCGCACCCACTTTCTGAGGGAGCTTCAGGGCTGTGCTGCCCACCCCCTGCGCATCGGAGCCTGCTTCCTTCGTCAT GGGGACCAGTTCAGCCTGTACGCCCAGTACGTGAAGCACCGGCACAAACTGGAGAgtggcctggctctgctcagccCCCCGACCAAG GGCTCCATGGAgggaggccctgccctgccccgggccCTGCAGCAGCCCCTGGAGCAGCTGGCTCGGTACGGGCGGCTCCTGGAAGAGCTCCTGAGGGAAGCTGGGCCTGAGCTGAGTTCTGAGCGCCAGGCCCTTGGGGCTGCCGTGCAGCTGCTCCGGGAGCAAGAGGTCCGCGGCAGAGACCTGCTGGCCGTGGAGGCAGTACGAGGCTGTGAG ATAGACCTGAAGGAGCAGGGCCAGCTCTTGCATCGGGATCCCTTCACTGTCATCTGTGGCCGAAAGAAGTGCCTGCGCCACGTCTTCCTCTTTGAGCATCTCCTCCTGTTCAGCAAACTCAAAGGCCCTGAGGGCGGCTCCGAGACCTTCGTTTACAAACAAGCCTTTAAG ACTGCAGACATGGGGCTGACAGAAAACATCGGGGACAGCGGACTCTGCTTTGAACTGTGGTTTCGGCGGCGGCGTGCACGAGAGGCGTACACGCTGCAGGCATCCTCACCCGAGATCAAACTCAAGTGGACAAGTTCTATTGCCCAGCTGCTGTGGAGACAGGCAGCCCACAACAAGG AGCTCCGAGTGCAGCAGATGGTCTCCATGGGCATTGGGAACAAACCCTTCCTGGACATCAAAGCTCTGGGGGAGCGGACACTGAGCGCCCTGCTCACGGGAAGAG CCGCCCGCACCCGGGCCTCCGTGGCCGTGTCATCCTTTGAGcatgccggcccctccctccccggccTCTCGCCGGGAGCCTGCTCCCTGCCCGCCCGCGTCGAGGAGGAGGCCTGGGATCTGGACGTCAAGCAAATTTCCCTGG CTTCCCCTCCAGCCCCAGAAACACTTGACTCTTCCGGAGATGTGTCCCCAGGACCAAGGAACAGCCCCGGCCtgcaacccccccaccccgggagcagCACTCCCACCCTGGCCAGTGGCGGGATCTTAGGGCTATCCCGGCAG AGTCACGCCCGAGCCCTGAGCGACCCCACCACGCCTCTGTGA